The following are encoded together in the Campylobacter devanensis genome:
- a CDS encoding ATP-dependent helicase — MPLSKLNKEQYRAATASMGYNLIIASAGTGKTSTIVARIAHLLNSGIKANKILLLTFTNKAASEMIERLGRYFDSDIVSQITAGTFHSVSNSLLKSLDKGVILKQPSELKTLLKSITDRRQFHRISDIKGYSGAYLYDIYSLFCNSCVGGESFVDWFSVNYPDQVEFAEIYDDILREFEETKSNFNYADFNDLLIKMRNELKKGARIYFDEILVDEYQDTNSLQGSLIDAFNTKSLFCVGDFDQSIYAFNGANIGIIGSFKDRYLDANIFSLNTNYRSSAKILALANKVIANNPRLYPKSLEVSREGEFKSPILLVYDELFIQYNAVAELISNSRYNKNDIAIIFRNNSSADGLEIALKEYGISCKRKGGVSFFESREIKALIDLISILVNPKDIMSFIHILEYAKGVGNAHAKEIFEILISSGDGSIIKGLINPDKNSAKLAPKRHNHQLGLFDDFSEFMPSNRFCELGFDDEFMKSPVLNYSNLNQNGAIFLYELRNLILNLDKNSSPYQIIDKVIKSQIYNIIVDILATKRATLKNGNIDNELKSSVIERIISKAKVLLEISKRHNNIDNFYNFLTLGKSEMSEGEGVNLLTIHASKGLEFSLVFVVDLAQGRFPNSRLMSDIEEERRLFYVAVTRAKDELVLSYAKYDKIRKVEYQPSCFLAEAGMVKPII; from the coding sequence ATGCCACTTTCAAAGCTAAATAAAGAGCAGTATAGAGCAGCCACAGCGTCTATGGGGTATAATCTCATCATAGCAAGTGCTGGAACAGGTAAAACAAGCACAATTGTAGCTAGGATAGCTCATCTTCTAAACTCAGGGATAAAGGCTAATAAAATTTTGTTATTAACATTTACCAATAAAGCCGCTAGTGAGATGATAGAGAGATTGGGGCGTTACTTTGATAGTGATATAGTATCTCAAATCACAGCCGGGACATTTCACTCTGTATCAAATTCACTTCTAAAATCCCTTGATAAAGGGGTGATTTTAAAGCAACCTAGCGAGTTAAAAACACTATTAAAGAGTATCACGGATAGAAGGCAATTTCATAGAATTAGCGATATTAAGGGATATAGCGGGGCGTATTTGTATGATATATACTCTTTATTTTGTAATAGCTGTGTAGGTGGTGAGAGCTTTGTAGATTGGTTTAGTGTTAATTATCCAGATCAGGTGGAATTTGCTGAAATTTATGATGATATTTTGCGTGAGTTTGAAGAGACTAAGAGCAATTTTAACTATGCTGATTTCAATGATCTATTAATCAAGATGAGAAATGAGCTTAAAAAGGGTGCTAGAATTTATTTTGATGAAATTTTGGTTGATGAGTATCAAGATACAAATTCACTTCAAGGCTCACTCATAGATGCTTTTAATACCAAAAGTCTATTTTGCGTAGGGGATTTTGACCAGAGTATTTATGCCTTTAATGGGGCAAATATAGGGATAATTGGTAGCTTTAAAGATAGATATTTGGATGCTAATATATTTTCATTAAATACAAATTACCGCTCAAGTGCTAAAATCCTAGCCTTGGCAAATAAAGTCATAGCTAATAATCCTAGATTATATCCAAAATCGCTTGAAGTAAGCCGTGAGGGGGAGTTTAAATCGCCTATTTTGCTTGTTTATGATGAGCTTTTTATCCAGTATAACGCAGTAGCAGAGTTAATCTCAAATAGCAGATATAATAAAAATGATATCGCTATAATCTTTCGTAATAACTCAAGTGCTGATGGACTAGAGATAGCCTTAAAAGAGTATGGTATAAGCTGTAAAAGAAAAGGTGGAGTGAGCTTTTTTGAGTCTCGTGAGATTAAGGCACTTATAGATTTGATATCGATTTTGGTAAATCCTAAAGATATTATGTCATTTATACATATTTTAGAGTATGCTAAAGGAGTTGGCAACGCTCACGCTAAGGAGATTTTTGAAATTTTAATCTCATCTGGAGATGGTAGCATCATAAAAGGTCTTATAAATCCAGATAAAAATAGTGCTAAATTAGCCCCCAAAAGGCATAATCATCAGCTTGGCTTATTTGATGATTTTAGTGAATTTATGCCATCAAATAGATTTTGTGAGCTTGGATTTGATGATGAGTTTATGAAATCTCCTGTTTTAAACTACTCAAATTTAAATCAAAATGGTGCGATATTTTTGTATGAGCTTAGGAATTTGATACTGAATTTAGATAAAAATAGCTCACCATATCAAATTATAGATAAGGTGATAAAATCTCAAATTTATAATATTATAGTTGATATCTTAGCAACCAAAAGAGCAACCCTAAAAAATGGCAATATAGATAACGAGCTTAAAAGCAGCGTAATAGAGCGGATAATATCTAAGGCTAAGGTGCTTTTAGAAATTAGTAAAAGACACAATAATATTGATAATTTTTACAACTTTTTAACCCTTGGCAAAAGCGAAATGAGCGAGGGTGAAGGGGTGAATTTGCTCACAATCCATGCTAGTAAGGGGCTTGAGTTTAGCCTTGTTTTTGTAGTGGATCTAGCTCAAGGTAGATTTCCAAATTCAAGATTAATGAGTGATATAGAAGAAGAAAGAAGGC
- a CDS encoding YhdP family protein, which produces MSTISQMINKNRFLALFLMLFISIFVALFIWLKIGIQIESLNFSQFKISQLYIKLDNKITLRVKNIDILPLTNEKNNTKPSLELLHYLSWIDMLFETIELTNITNGEYKSYFIYADNKFNLNNKDLYINANFARQNHNLNVAVNEIKLKDFNTTINGYLELNFYNDRHKFSGKFNSYELSGNLGLNIENDILTYELSDVSASTIEQFMNALANITGLDNEIKNWIYGYIKAKDYRVEILRGKFDLNSNDPLISKLYGKATAVSPVVKFHPNLPAATASSVDVIFENSGLKFDIKDPKYQGSSAIINLSINELINKPNLILDIYTKTLYSNDINNILKAYNINIPITQNSGNMNAKLRLIIDLSNIIVQANGEFILDGDIDISGAKFNTNHAKIILKNDKLTIENSHVKNSIFDANFSAFIDANTQQAWFDTKFNSIAIPNLLDIKNLDDNITLEFSTAPKINSKTLGYELNITNPITLNIPSIEPLKPYSTLINDLNITKAAINITTNNFIDINARVNDAKFNIPMLAKKDGNYTDDNFTINVSNIINVKSDSGIVEASIINDEVNIFLNSAKITINSNAAKGDFDKNLNFIANDTILNIADVNKSVSFDHFSGNKTSDTIKFDGEFDGGYISITEGEGILKIKGNGISATAVNDILDLNTFSEGVFGLKVMGKNSKNFKADLELKDTYLKDYKIYNQLLAFLDSIPSLLIFKVPDFNNKGFSVKDGIIRIGRIDDNLTIHAIDIEGATADIIGNGTINLATNLIDITLELKLLKDASSIIDKIPLVNHILLGKDKSISTIIKISGTIDEPIIKTQVVTDVLKTPFNIIKNTLTLPFVIFE; this is translated from the coding sequence ATGAGTACAATTTCACAAATGATAAACAAAAACCGCTTTTTAGCTCTGTTTTTAATGCTATTTATTTCCATTTTTGTTGCCCTTTTTATATGGTTAAAAATTGGTATACAGATAGAAAGTTTAAATTTTAGCCAATTTAAAATTTCGCAATTATATATAAAATTAGATAACAAAATTACACTAAGAGTAAAAAATATCGATATTTTACCATTGACTAATGAAAAAAATAATACTAAACCATCCTTAGAACTTTTACATTATCTAAGCTGGATTGATATGCTTTTTGAGACAATTGAACTTACAAATATTACAAATGGTGAGTATAAATCATACTTTATCTATGCTGATAATAAATTTAATCTAAATAATAAAGATTTATATATAAATGCAAATTTTGCTAGACAAAATCACAATCTAAATGTTGCCGTAAATGAGATTAAATTAAAAGATTTTAACACTACAATTAATGGATATTTAGAGCTAAATTTCTATAATGATAGACATAAATTTAGTGGAAAATTTAACTCCTATGAGCTTAGCGGAAATCTAGGACTAAACATAGAAAATGATATTTTAACCTATGAACTTAGCGATGTGAGTGCTAGTACTATTGAGCAGTTTATGAACGCTTTAGCTAATATTACTGGGCTTGATAATGAGATTAAAAACTGGATTTATGGGTATATAAAAGCTAAAGATTATAGGGTTGAGATTTTACGTGGTAAATTTGATTTAAACTCCAATGATCCGCTAATCTCAAAGCTCTATGGTAAAGCTACAGCAGTATCGCCAGTAGTAAAATTTCACCCAAATCTCCCAGCAGCCACTGCTAGTAGCGTAGATGTGATATTTGAGAATTCTGGACTTAAATTTGATATAAAAGATCCAAAATATCAAGGTTCTAGCGCTATAATAAATTTAAGCATAAATGAGTTAATTAATAAACCAAATTTAATACTAGATATTTATACTAAAACATTATATAGTAATGATATAAATAATATACTAAAAGCCTACAATATAAATATCCCAATCACGCAAAATAGTGGCAATATGAACGCAAAGCTTCGCTTAATCATAGACCTAAGCAATATAATTGTACAAGCCAATGGGGAGTTTATACTTGATGGCGATATTGATATCTCTGGGGCAAAATTTAATACCAATCATGCTAAAATAATTTTAAAAAATGATAAACTCACCATAGAAAATAGCCATGTAAAAAATAGTATTTTTGATGCAAATTTTAGTGCTTTTATTGATGCAAATACACAACAAGCATGGTTTGATACTAAATTTAACTCTATTGCTATTCCAAATCTACTTGATATTAAAAATCTAGATGATAATATCACACTCGAATTTAGCACAGCCCCAAAAATCAACTCCAAAACTTTAGGATATGAACTAAATATTACCAATCCAATTACGCTAAATATACCTAGCATAGAACCGCTTAAGCCCTACTCTACGCTTATAAATGATTTAAATATCACTAAAGCTGCAATTAACATCACAACTAATAATTTTATAGATATCAATGCAAGAGTTAATGATGCTAAATTTAATATTCCAATGCTAGCTAAAAAGGATGGAAATTACACCGATGATAACTTTACCATTAATGTTAGCAATATTATTAATGTAAAAAGCGATAGTGGCATAGTAGAGGCTAGCATAATTAATGATGAGGTAAATATATTTTTAAATTCAGCCAAAATTACTATAAATTCTAATGCTGCCAAAGGTGATTTTGATAAAAATCTAAACTTTATAGCCAATGATACTATATTAAATATAGCCGATGTTAATAAAAGTGTATCGTTTGATCATTTTAGCGGAAATAAAACTAGCGATACTATTAAATTTGATGGGGAATTTGATGGAGGATATATATCTATTACCGAAGGTGAAGGTATATTAAAGATAAAAGGAAATGGTATATCAGCTACAGCTGTCAATGATATTTTAGATTTAAATACATTTAGCGAAGGGGTTTTTGGATTAAAAGTTATGGGAAAAAATAGCAAAAATTTCAAAGCTGACCTAGAATTAAAAGATACATATCTAAAAGATTATAAAATTTACAATCAACTTCTAGCATTTTTAGACTCTATTCCGAGCTTGCTTATTTTTAAGGTACCTGATTTTAATAATAAAGGCTTTAGTGTTAAAGATGGAATTATAAGGATTGGACGAATCGATGATAATCTAACAATTCATGCTATTGATATCGAAGGTGCAACCGCTGATATAATTGGCAATGGAACGATAAATCTAGCCACAAATCTCATTGATATAACTTTGGAATTAAAATTATTAAAAGATGCTAGCTCAATCATTGATAAAATTCCATTAGTCAACCACATACTATTAGGCAAAGATAAAAGCATATCTACAATTATAAAAATTAGCGGAACAATTGATGAGCCAATTATTAAAACACAAGTAGTGACTGATGTATTAAAAACACCATTTAATATAATTAAAAATACTCTAACATTACCATTTGTGATTTTTGAGTAA
- the mltG gene encoding endolytic transglycosylase MltG, with protein sequence MCIPIFNHIKRATKMEINSIKNRAKKRFLFIICEIVLIFFLSIFASLSQTMNTSKAVYLPKGSVGEIISYLAKLNFKVDEFDKYILVLMGFPQSGWIEIGQTSLSKFDFLYKLTTAKAAMRDITLIPGETTAYFFYEISKNLGLNYNELMKSYLENAPIKEGFLIPETYKVPVGIGEAHLVYYLINTSKKQHESLSRKIFGEWDERRWYEFITVASIVQKEAANKDEMALVASVIYNRLKIGMKLQMDGTLNYDLYSHEKITPQRIAKDNTRYNTYKYAGLPPNAVCNVSFDAIKAAIFPKKTNYLYFVRDKSTGAHIFSSTYEAHTKAIDRSNKAK encoded by the coding sequence ATCTGTATACCAATTTTTAACCATATAAAAAGGGCAACAAAAATGGAAATAAATAGCATTAAAAACAGAGCTAAAAAGCGGTTTTTGTTTATCATTTGTGAAATTGTACTCATATTTTTCCTATCGATTTTTGCTTCACTATCTCAAACGATGAATACCAGCAAGGCGGTATATTTACCAAAGGGAAGTGTAGGCGAAATTATATCTTATTTAGCTAAGCTAAATTTTAAGGTTGATGAATTTGATAAATATATTTTAGTTTTGATGGGATTTCCACAATCTGGATGGATTGAAATTGGGCAGACTAGCCTTAGCAAATTTGATTTTTTGTACAAGCTTACAACTGCTAAAGCTGCAATGAGAGATATTACACTCATTCCTGGTGAAACTACAGCATATTTTTTCTATGAAATTTCTAAAAATTTAGGGCTAAATTATAATGAATTAATGAAAAGCTACTTAGAAAATGCACCTATAAAAGAGGGGTTTTTAATCCCTGAGACATATAAAGTTCCAGTTGGAATTGGGGAGGCGCATTTAGTTTATTATCTAATTAACACATCTAAAAAACAGCATGAGAGCCTAAGTAGAAAGATTTTTGGCGAATGGGATGAGAGACGATGGTATGAGTTTATCACTGTAGCTTCTATAGTGCAAAAAGAGGCTGCTAACAAAGACGAGATGGCTTTAGTAGCTTCTGTTATATACAATAGATTAAAAATCGGTATGAAGTTACAAATGGATGGAACGCTAAATTATGATCTATATTCTCACGAGAAAATTACCCCACAAAGAATAGCTAAAGACAACACTAGGTATAACACATATAAATACGCAGGGCTACCACCAAATGCTGTTTGTAATGTTAGTTTTGATGCGATAAAAGCAGCAATTTTTCCTAAAAAGACAAACTATCTATATTTTGTAAGGGATAAAAGCACAGGCGCTCATATATTTAGCTCTACTTATGAAGCGCATACAAAAGCAATTGATCGCTCTAATAAGGCTAAATAA
- the htpG gene encoding molecular chaperone HtpG — protein sequence MQKHQFQTQVSDLLNLMIHSLYSNKEIFLRELISNASDALDKLNYLCLTNDDYKSLQYTPRIDIKLDKEAKTLIITDNGIGMDEDDLINNLGTIARSGTKGFIESMSGDAKKDSSLIGQFGVGFYSAFMVANKIEVISRKALSSDAYKWSSDTNGYEISKSTLDSHGTQITLYLNDDEFTDSFRIENIITKYSNHIPYPIYMDRDEWVAPQDENKEGHYESKNSQINKASALWRMSKSTLKDSDYNDFYKQISHDSSDPLLHIHTKAEGKIEYSTLFYIPSTQPFDLFRVDYQSGVKLYVKRVFITDDAKELLPPYLRFVRGVMDVEDIPLNVSREILQENKILTAVKDQSVKKILSELEKLLNNDKEKYSKLYSLFGNVIKEGLYGFNANKDNILNLCLFKSTLNDKPITLKEYKAAMKEDQKSIYYISGQNESMLRNSPLLEGFKSKGINVLICDEEIDTIVLPMVNEYDSIPFKSINSSDIDSEITSSEISTSDETNALISKIKEILKDEVKDVKISNRLSDSVACLIYDKNDPDYAMQTLLKQMGQEAPKIKPILEINPNHEIIAKLANNELMINDVAILILNMAKISEGMSIENPSEFSSKLAKIISKAL from the coding sequence ATGCAAAAACATCAATTTCAAACACAAGTAAGCGATCTTTTAAATTTAATGATCCACTCACTCTACTCTAATAAAGAGATATTCTTAAGAGAGTTAATCTCAAACGCAAGCGACGCACTAGATAAGCTAAATTATCTATGCTTAACTAATGATGATTATAAATCGCTTCAATACACCCCTAGAATTGATATCAAACTAGATAAAGAGGCCAAAACATTAATAATCACAGATAATGGAATCGGCATGGATGAAGATGATCTAATCAACAATCTAGGCACCATCGCAAGAAGCGGAACCAAAGGCTTTATAGAATCCATGAGCGGAGATGCGAAGAAAGATAGCTCATTAATAGGTCAATTCGGGGTTGGATTTTACTCAGCATTTATGGTGGCAAACAAAATAGAAGTTATCAGTCGCAAAGCCCTAAGTAGCGATGCATATAAATGGAGTAGCGATACAAATGGATATGAAATTTCAAAATCCACACTAGATAGCCACGGCACACAGATTACTCTATACCTTAATGATGATGAGTTCACAGATAGTTTTAGAATAGAAAATATCATCACCAAATACTCAAATCACATTCCATATCCTATCTATATGGATAGAGATGAGTGGGTAGCTCCACAAGATGAGAACAAAGAGGGTCATTATGAGAGCAAAAACTCTCAAATCAACAAAGCAAGTGCTTTGTGGAGAATGAGTAAATCTACTTTAAAAGATAGCGATTACAATGACTTTTATAAGCAAATAAGCCACGATAGTAGCGATCCACTACTACATATCCATACAAAAGCAGAGGGCAAAATAGAGTATTCTACCCTATTTTATATCCCATCAACTCAACCATTTGATCTATTTAGAGTAGATTATCAAAGTGGTGTAAAACTCTATGTTAAGCGTGTATTTATCACTGATGATGCTAAAGAGCTTCTACCACCATATCTTAGATTTGTGCGTGGGGTTATGGATGTAGAAGATATCCCATTAAATGTAAGCCGTGAAATCTTACAAGAGAATAAAATTCTAACCGCAGTCAAAGACCAAAGCGTCAAAAAAATCCTAAGCGAATTAGAAAAACTACTAAATAATGATAAAGAAAAATACTCCAAGCTCTACTCTCTTTTTGGTAATGTTATCAAAGAGGGCCTATATGGATTTAATGCTAATAAAGATAATATCTTAAATTTATGCCTATTTAAATCCACTCTAAATGACAAGCCAATCACGCTAAAAGAGTATAAAGCCGCAATGAAAGAAGATCAAAAATCGATATATTATATCAGCGGCCAAAATGAGAGTATGCTACGAAACTCACCACTTTTAGAAGGGTTTAAATCCAAAGGAATAAATGTCCTAATCTGTGATGAAGAGATAGATACAATAGTCTTGCCTATGGTAAATGAGTATGACTCCATACCATTTAAGAGTATAAATAGCTCTGATATAGATAGTGAGATAACTAGCAGTGAAATTTCAACTAGTGATGAGACAAACGCCCTAATAAGCAAAATAAAAGAGATCTTAAAAGATGAAGTCAAAGATGTCAAAATATCAAATCGCCTAAGCGACTCCGTAGCGTGCCTAATCTATGACAAAAATGACCCAGACTACGCTATGCAAACTCTATTAAAACAAATGGGTCAAGAAGCACCAAAAATCAAGCCAATCTTAGAGATCAATCCAAATCACGAAATCATCGCCAAATTAGCTAATAACGAATTGATGATAAACGATGTTGCTATACTAATCCTAAATATGGCTAAAATCAGCGAAGGTATGAGCATAGAAAATCCAAGCGAATTTAGCTCTAAACTTGCTAAAATTATATCCAAAGCTCTATAA